The following is a genomic window from Daphnia magna isolate NIES linkage group LG4, ASM2063170v1.1, whole genome shotgun sequence.
CCGTGAAACCGAAAAACGTGAAACTGGTACCTCCAGACGGCGCATGGGGTTGGGTCATCATCTTGGCTACAAGCATCAACCTGGTAAGTTGTAATCAAAACAGTTTCGGTAACACGAAAAGTTAAAATCTTCAGTAGtttaaatcttttaaaatCAGAAAATAATTATACTTAAACCACGCTGCTTAAACCTTCAAACCTTTTCCAAAATTTGAACAATAAAACAATTGTAAAATCTTTGAAGAATGTGttagacgttttttttttcctctttcttgtCGTGATGCAAACGAGCCACGCTttataaatgaataatattgaACTTTTTCGACTTTAAACTATTTTATGTTTGTTAATCGGCAACTAAATTACTTATTTTACTATACACCAAGATATGGTTAGTCATAAAGTACTAATCGCCTGAAGCAATGGTTTGTGTCAACATTTTATAACGTTCAACGCAATAAATTCTTCCTTATCATCTAGAGAAGAGCTTTTTAAGGGTTTTGGTAATTAAAAATCCGTTTTGCTTAGTCATAGTAGAAAAAACCATAGTTACCGTAGATTACGACACGAATGAAACATGGTATGATCGATAATTTATCTTCACCACATCGTCCCACCAAATGTTTGACAGATGGTTCTTCCAACAACTGTAACTTGTTTCGGTGTGCTAGTGCCTTTTATCATTCGCGAGTACGATTCAGCCAATATTGCAGGCGTCTCATGGATTCCTGGAATAGCTGTAGCCGTCCTGAACTTGACAGGTATGAAGCTGATGAGTTGCTTCATACTTAATCAAACAAAAGCATGAAATTTAGTGTTGTAAATACTTATAGGTCCATGGGTGTCGGCCATGTTGAAGATTTACTCTCATCGACGTCTGGCATCTATTGGTTCCGTAACGATGGTAGTTGCCATCATTGTTTCCTCATACGCCGGGAGTATGCTTATTTGGTATGCGTCCTACGGACTTTTGCTCGGCTTTGGCTGTAGCCTTAGTGGGGTCATGGGTCTTTTGCTTTTGCAAGAGTATTTCCTAAAGCGAAGACATATGGCCAATGGTATTGATTTTGTAATGTCAACTTACGTGATTCATTCACtgatcttttattttcttacgCAAAGGTATCACTATGGCCGGAGGATCAATTGGTCAGATGCTCATTCCTTTGATCATGCAGAGCTTGTTCGATGGTTTTGGATTGCGTGGTGGATTGCTGATCTACTCGGCTGTCGTGCTGCAAGGGCTCGTGGCGTCCCTCTTATTTCAGCCGTCTAGATGGCACTGGAAACTAGACGACACCCCAAACGTTGAAGTTGAATTGCTGGAAAAACAGCAGGAGCCGACGCCGTTGATTCGGGATGTCGAAACTCTTTCCGCTCTTAGTAAGAGCCGACCCACCAGCTGGACTGGTAACGTTTTCATCAAGGCATCAGCAGACATCCGGCGAGTCCAGCAAATGGACGGCGATATTGTATActtgaaatgaaaacaatcatGCAACATTTTTAAAGCGTAAAACTGACCAGTCAATTGACGTTTTCAGAACAGGATGCGATCGCGATCAGTAGCAAGCGGTCGTGGTAGTACTCACGATTCAGATGCGGGCCCCGATTCCAGGCCGACATCTATGCATGTCCTTAATTACCTGGGTAGCGTTGGCTCTTTAGTTTCCTTGGAACCGGCTATAGCCCATGAGATGCCAGTTACTATGTCGCTGGGACAGATGAGAAAACAGTTGAAGACTCGCACACAAATTGACAAACGACCAAAATGGCTCCAGTTCATGCCACGGTGTCCACCAGCTTCCAGCATTCTCGATTTAAACCTGATTAAAGATCCTTTTTTCATCATCATGTCTGTGGCAATGGCTTTGGGGCGTCTGACTTACCAACAATTCAATGTCCTAGTTCCATCATTTGCTCAAAGTGTGGGAGTTCCCCCAACAGCGGCTGCATCACTGGTTACCATTCTTGCAGCGTCAGATACTGTTGCCCGTCTCGCTATTCCCATCCTGGCTGGCAAATTTTCCAAATACATTACGACCCTCACCGTCTTTTTAATCGAATTTGCCATCTGTGGTATAGGCAGTTTTGGTAAGCCATACTACTTGAGAAATATAGCAACCAAATTACCTGTCGTTGTACGTTTTAGCTCTGGCATTTTCCACTGATTTCGTTGGCATGGTAATTAGCTGCATCATCTACGGCATTGGGGTTGGAGGAATTACTGGTATGCAAGTGGTGGTGATTGTCCAAACCCTTGGCATGGATAAACTAGCAGCCGCTTTCGGTCTCAATCTTTTCATCGGTGGATTAATCGTTTTTCCAGGAATTATCATTATCGGTACGTTACTTTTACAAACCTAAAAACGTTTtagtttaaacaaaatttctttACTCATCCAATCGGTTGCAGGCTACATTCAGGTGTTAACGGGAAGTTTTGCTGTTTGTTTTCACATCGTCGGCGGTGTGTGTATCATGTGCTGCTGTCTCTGGGCACCGCTTCCCATGATGCTACGACGGAGAAACGCCAATcttccaaaataaaaagacaaaaatttttagtttatCACGTCATCGAGGTATAccaatattttgtgtgtgtgtagaacCCGCCTTATagtttcgaataaaaaatgtgaTTAAATTCAAAAGTCATTTTTATTTGTCCCATAGTGTGTTAAGTGATACCTACTCGTGACATGAAACTCGTGCTCTTTCTCCACTTTTAATCCAAAATTGCATCGTAATTTTGCCTTTCATGGATTTATATTGTTTCTTGCTTTCCAAAAAGGCAAACTACGACgcggttttaactaaaacgtCGAAAAAGAAGACGAGTTTCAGGTCACGCGTAAGGCTAGTGCAAAGTCACGGGGGTCGTTTGCTGTTGATAACCGTTGGGTAGAATAAACGCAGCGTAGCTGTGTATGCGCAGATTCAGTGAGGAATTGTACACTGCGGATGTCTCGACAACAAAGACGACGACGTCATTTGccccacaaagaaaaaaggcgaTGGGTTTTCACGCGTATCTTAGTTTGGTAAGTTGCCAAAGAAACATAAACACACACTCACTGCCCTGTTTTTGCAGTATAAAATCCGCGGAAACGGCAGTCACGTCGCAATCGAAAACCTACAACCCTAGTAACTGGAACACCTCTCTCTTACAACAGTTTAccagaaaatttaaaaaaaggatttaACTCTGATTTCATCAGTTCTTTAAACGCAGCAACTTGTGCGCTGTTCACAAATACTTCAAGTTGACAACATTTCAACTTAATACATTCAAATGTAAGTTCACTGGCCGGTTCATTGACTTGGCTTTCAGCGACATGTGAGGGTTATTATTGTTGATCTTCTCCATCCGCCACACTACTGTTGGCGTAGTCATGCGCTGTGCCACCAACTAAAAATAGTCTTTACTAAGTTGATGTAGTTCACTGCCAAG
Proteins encoded in this region:
- the LOC116921744 gene encoding uncharacterized protein LOC116921744, coding for MDKEKKSAISKDTTKLAASPLTVKPKNVKLVPPDGAWGWVIILATSINLMVLPTTVTCFGVLVPFIIREYDSANIAGVSWIPGIAVAVLNLTGPWVSAMLKIYSHRRLASIGSVTMVVAIIVSSYAGSMLIWYASYGLLLGFGCSLSGVMGLLLLQEYFLKRRHMANGITMAGGSIGQMLIPLIMQSLFDGFGLRGGLLIYSAVVLQGLVASLLFQPSRWHWKLDDTPNVEVELLEKQQEPTPLIRDVETLSALSKSRPTSWTGNVFIKASADIRRVQQMDGDINRMRSRSVASGRGSTHDSDAGPDSRPTSMHVLNYLGSVGSLVSLEPAIAHEMPVTMSLGQMRKQLKTRTQIDKRPKWLQFMPRCPPASSILDLNLIKDPFFIIMSVAMALGRLTYQQFNVLVPSFAQSVGVPPTAAASLVTILAASDTVARLAIPILAGKFSKYITTLTVFLIEFAICGIGSFALAFSTDFVGMVISCIIYGIGVGGITGMQVVVIVQTLGMDKLAAAFGLNLFIGGLIVFPGIIIIGYIQVLTGSFAVCFHIVGGVCIMCCCLWAPLPMMLRRRNANLPK